A single genomic interval of uncultured Desulfobacter sp. harbors:
- a CDS encoding DUF393 domain-containing protein yields MDENKGMITVYYDGACPACVKDRARYEKLAGRAGKNVFWFDITGQKERMHEFGIDPQKALMELHVKNTDNQILSEIDAYILLMNKVPMLRPLAWLIGLPLIRPMLSKVYHGKVSSRLKRSGRL; encoded by the coding sequence ATGGACGAGAACAAAGGCATGATCACCGTCTATTATGATGGTGCATGCCCAGCATGTGTTAAAGACAGGGCTCGCTATGAAAAACTTGCTGGTAGAGCAGGAAAAAATGTGTTTTGGTTTGATATTACGGGGCAAAAGGAGCGAATGCATGAATTCGGCATTGATCCTCAAAAAGCCTTAATGGAGCTTCACGTTAAAAATACGGATAACCAGATCCTTTCAGAGATCGATGCATACATCCTGCTTATGAATAAAGTGCCGATGTTGAGACCTCTGGCATGGCTGATAGGTCTTCCGTTGATTCGCCCGATGCTCTCAAAAGTATATCACGGGAAGGTTAGTTCCAGATTAAAGCGCAGTGGAAGACTGTGA
- the katG gene encoding catalase/peroxidase HPI, which produces MLKKTKLLIVAIVIAIAIAPTAQSENMFSGKAKANSFWWPDQVDISPLRDHDSKSNPYGDDFDYAKAFNSVDLTALKADIEKVLTTSQDWWPADWGHYGGLMIRMAWHSAGTYRIHDGRGGADGGQQRFEPLNSWPDNANLDKARRLLWPVKQKYGRNVSWADLMILAGNVALESMGFETLGFAGGRTDDWEADLVYWGPETKMLGNEKRYNKEGELEKPLAALEMGLIYVNPEGPNGNLDPVSAAKDIRESFARMAMNDEETVALIAGGHTLGKVHGARKADCIGPEPAAAAIEEQGLGWKNKCGKGNAEDTMTSGLEGAWTQTPTAWSNLFLSNLFGFEWEKQKSTGGGTVWVPTDKDAHTTVPDAHVKGKYNPPIMLTTDIALKEDPGYRKIAERFLKNPKEFDQAFAKAWFKLTHRDLGPRARYQGSEVPEEVFIWQDPVPVPDYKISTTEANDLKTKILKSGLTVPELVRAAWASASTYRDSDMRGGANGARVRFAPQKDWEANDPKELARVLKTLEKVQKNSGSKVSIADLIVLGGAAAIEKAAKDAGHEVKVPFKPGRGDATQEMTDVHSFAVLEPKADAFRNYYNEGAYGSPTDMLVEKADLLTLTVPEMTALVGGMRALGANAGGLKHGVFTDKPGQLSNDFFANLLDMATTWAPSKKEGVYEGRDRISGKLKWTATPVDLVFGSNSELRAVAEAYASEDGEKKFIDDFVKAWAKVMNNGRFDI; this is translated from the coding sequence ATGCTCAAGAAAACCAAACTGCTGATTGTAGCCATCGTGATCGCGATTGCGATTGCGCCGACGGCACAATCCGAGAATATGTTCAGTGGAAAAGCCAAGGCAAACAGCTTCTGGTGGCCGGATCAGGTGGATATCAGCCCGCTACGTGACCACGATAGCAAATCCAATCCGTACGGTGATGACTTCGACTACGCCAAGGCCTTCAATAGCGTCGACCTGACGGCACTGAAAGCGGACATTGAAAAAGTACTGACCACGTCACAGGACTGGTGGCCGGCAGACTGGGGCCATTATGGTGGTTTGATGATCAGGATGGCCTGGCATAGTGCAGGAACCTACCGCATACATGACGGGCGCGGCGGTGCCGATGGCGGCCAGCAACGTTTCGAACCGCTTAACAGCTGGCCTGATAACGCCAATCTGGACAAGGCGCGCCGCCTGTTGTGGCCGGTCAAGCAGAAATACGGGCGTAATGTATCCTGGGCAGACCTTATGATACTGGCTGGTAACGTCGCGCTGGAATCAATGGGTTTCGAAACCTTGGGCTTCGCTGGTGGGCGTACGGACGACTGGGAAGCTGACCTGGTGTACTGGGGCCCCGAGACCAAAATGCTTGGCAACGAGAAGCGTTATAATAAGGAGGGCGAACTTGAAAAACCTTTAGCGGCACTAGAAATGGGCCTGATTTATGTGAACCCGGAAGGCCCAAACGGTAATCTTGATCCGGTGTCTGCTGCCAAAGATATACGTGAATCATTCGCCCGAATGGCAATGAATGATGAGGAGACCGTAGCGTTGATCGCCGGTGGGCATACGCTGGGCAAGGTCCATGGCGCACGTAAGGCTGACTGCATAGGCCCAGAGCCTGCCGCCGCTGCTATTGAAGAACAGGGGCTTGGCTGGAAGAACAAGTGTGGTAAAGGTAATGCTGAAGACACCATGACCAGCGGCCTGGAAGGTGCCTGGACCCAAACGCCTACCGCATGGTCTAACCTGTTCCTCAGCAATCTGTTCGGGTTCGAGTGGGAAAAACAGAAGTCGACCGGCGGTGGAACAGTATGGGTGCCGACGGATAAAGATGCACATACCACAGTACCTGACGCCCACGTCAAAGGTAAATATAACCCGCCTATCATGCTCACCACCGATATCGCTCTGAAGGAAGACCCCGGCTACCGCAAGATCGCCGAGCGTTTCCTGAAGAATCCGAAAGAGTTCGACCAGGCTTTTGCAAAGGCATGGTTCAAGCTGACGCATCGTGACCTGGGTCCGCGTGCCCGCTACCAGGGCAGTGAGGTTCCTGAAGAAGTATTCATCTGGCAGGATCCGGTTCCGGTTCCCGATTACAAGATAAGCACCACAGAAGCGAACGATCTAAAAACGAAGATCCTGAAATCCGGTTTGACAGTACCTGAACTGGTCAGAGCGGCATGGGCATCAGCGTCTACCTATCGTGACTCAGATATGCGCGGTGGCGCCAACGGTGCGCGCGTCAGATTTGCTCCACAGAAGGACTGGGAAGCCAACGATCCGAAAGAACTGGCCAGGGTACTGAAGACACTTGAAAAAGTCCAGAAAAACTCCGGCAGCAAGGTCTCTATCGCTGACCTGATCGTCCTCGGTGGTGCTGCTGCGATCGAGAAGGCGGCAAAAGATGCCGGTCACGAGGTCAAGGTTCCATTCAAACCGGGTCGTGGTGACGCGACACAGGAAATGACCGACGTACATTCGTTCGCCGTACTGGAGCCGAAGGCAGATGCCTTCCGTAACTACTACAACGAAGGTGCTTACGGTTCTCCTACTGACATGCTGGTGGAGAAGGCCGACTTGCTGACCCTGACAGTACCGGAGATGACCGCATTGGTCGGTGGTATGCGGGCATTGGGTGCGAATGCTGGCGGCTTGAAGCATGGTGTGTTCACCGACAAGCCGGGACAGCTGAGCAATGACTTCTTCGCCAACCTGCTCGACATGGCTACCACGTGGGCACCATCGAAGAAAGAAGGCGTGTACGAGGGGCGTGACCGTATCAGCGGCAAGCTGAAATGGACCGCGACACCAGTCGACCTGGTATTCGGTTCCAACTCGGAACTCAGGGCAGTTGCTGAAGCTTATGCCTCTGAGGATGGCGAGAAGAAATTCATCGACGATTTCGTCAAGGCCTGGGCCAAGGTGATGAACAACGGCCGCTTCGATATCTGA
- a CDS encoding MFS transporter yields the protein MFCANVRRFIAFRIFFNSRFYYPVFTILFLDFGLTIAQFSILNAVWAAVIVLAEVPSGALADVVGRKRLLVAASVIMAVEIGIICFAPAGGSPLVFYIFLANRILSGLAEAAASGADEAIAYDSLAERGAKKQWGRVLEILARCQSVGHIVAMSIGAAIYDPVLMTKAVGFLGINHQFSQSMTMRFPLYLTFILAILAVLTTLGMKDVKTSTSKKNGKAESEKASLGQAMGLTLKAGAWIFKTPFALTILLFGMMFDGLIRMVITLSSQYYRMIELPESIFGLIGSLVAMLGFVVPKLARNIAEKKNPSHALAVTALLTLTGLVSMNLFLPLAGMIPVMLTCCAMYFNGFFISYYLNQVTASEQRATVLSFKGLTYNISYGLLGILYALVLKTQRQTVSGTPNEDLIFMDTFFWFPLTFAVWFVLLMGVTRFIFTQSGIKK from the coding sequence ATGTTCTGTGCCAATGTCAGGCGCTTCATCGCTTTCCGGATATTTTTCAACTCCCGGTTTTATTATCCGGTGTTTACAATCCTATTTCTTGATTTCGGGTTGACCATTGCCCAGTTCTCTATTCTAAATGCCGTGTGGGCGGCTGTGATTGTCCTGGCCGAGGTTCCGTCCGGCGCCCTGGCTGATGTGGTGGGCAGAAAACGGCTTTTGGTGGCAGCCTCCGTTATCATGGCGGTGGAAATCGGTATTATCTGTTTTGCACCGGCCGGTGGTTCTCCGTTGGTTTTTTACATTTTTTTGGCCAACCGTATCTTAAGCGGTCTTGCAGAAGCAGCGGCCAGCGGTGCGGACGAGGCCATTGCCTATGATTCCCTGGCAGAGCGCGGCGCAAAGAAGCAGTGGGGGCGGGTTCTTGAAATTCTGGCCCGGTGCCAGTCTGTAGGCCATATCGTTGCCATGAGTATCGGAGCCGCAATTTATGATCCGGTCCTGATGACAAAGGCCGTGGGTTTTTTAGGGATCAATCACCAGTTTTCCCAAAGTATGACCATGCGGTTCCCACTTTACCTGACGTTTATTCTGGCCATCCTGGCCGTGCTCACCACCCTGGGGATGAAAGATGTAAAAACAAGCACCTCCAAAAAAAACGGCAAGGCTGAAAGTGAAAAAGCATCATTGGGACAGGCCATGGGCTTGACCCTGAAGGCGGGAGCCTGGATTTTTAAAACGCCTTTTGCTCTGACTATCCTGCTGTTTGGAATGATGTTCGACGGTCTGATCCGTATGGTGATTACCCTGTCAAGCCAGTACTACCGGATGATTGAACTGCCGGAATCCATTTTCGGCCTGATCGGATCCCTGGTGGCCATGCTGGGGTTCGTTGTCCCGAAACTTGCCCGGAACATTGCTGAGAAAAAAAATCCATCCCATGCTCTGGCCGTTACCGCACTCCTAACTCTGACAGGTCTTGTATCCATGAATTTATTCCTGCCACTGGCCGGAATGATCCCTGTCATGCTTACCTGCTGCGCCATGTATTTTAACGGTTTTTTTATCAGTTATTACCTCAACCAGGTCACAGCTTCTGAGCAGCGGGCAACGGTCTTGAGTTTTAAAGGACTGACCTACAATATTTCTTACGGGCTTTTGGGCATCCTCTACGCCCTGGTTTTGAAAACCCAGAGACAGACTGTGTCCGGCACGCCCAATGAAGACCTGATTTTTATGGATACTTTTTTCTGGTTTCCACTGACTTTTGCAGTATGGTTCGTTCTCCTGATGGGGGTGACTCGTTTTATTTTTACACAATCCGGCATTAAGAAATGA
- a CDS encoding DMT family transporter, whose protein sequence is MKNQRNAYFFALATVLLWSTVASAFKVSLRYISAVELLFFSSIFSVIVLAIILTLQQKTALLVQASARDWARGVLFGAINPFAYYLVLLQAYDLLPAQQAQPLNYTWAITLSLLSVPLLGHRLGGRDYVAVALCYFGVYVISTSGDIFSFSFENPLGIGLALGSTLLWAVYWILNTRDNREPVVGLFINFTCSLPMIGLVFFFTSGTLKIPFHGLLGAAYVGCFEMGISFVLWLMAMKYTESTAKIANLIFLSPFLSLFLIHVFVGEDIRLSSFVGLVLIVGGLVIQNRGK, encoded by the coding sequence GTGAAAAACCAAAGAAACGCATATTTTTTTGCCCTGGCCACAGTGTTGCTCTGGTCAACCGTAGCCAGTGCATTTAAAGTAAGTCTCAGATATATTTCTGCAGTTGAACTCCTCTTTTTTTCAAGCATCTTCTCAGTCATTGTCTTAGCCATTATCCTGACCCTGCAGCAAAAGACGGCATTACTTGTTCAGGCAAGCGCCAGGGACTGGGCGCGCGGGGTGCTTTTCGGGGCCATTAATCCATTTGCTTATTATCTTGTACTGCTGCAGGCTTATGATCTTCTGCCTGCTCAGCAGGCGCAACCCCTGAACTATACCTGGGCCATTACCCTTAGCCTTCTCTCCGTCCCCCTGCTCGGCCATCGGTTAGGTGGAAGGGATTACGTTGCCGTAGCGCTGTGCTATTTCGGCGTGTATGTCATTTCAACCTCGGGGGATATTTTCTCCTTTTCCTTTGAAAATCCCCTGGGGATCGGCCTTGCCCTGGGCTCGACCCTCCTGTGGGCCGTCTACTGGATCCTCAACACCAGAGATAACCGAGAACCGGTTGTCGGCCTTTTCATCAATTTCACCTGCAGTCTTCCCATGATCGGCCTTGTTTTTTTCTTTACAAGCGGGACGTTAAAAATCCCGTTTCATGGACTTTTAGGCGCTGCCTACGTTGGCTGCTTTGAAATGGGCATCTCATTTGTTTTATGGCTTATGGCTATGAAATATACCGAATCAACGGCAAAAATCGCCAACCTCATTTTTCTATCCCCTTTTCTCTCACTTTTTCTCATCCATGTTTTTGTGGGAGAGGATATCAGACTATCTTCCTTTGTCGGGCTTGTGCTGATTGTCGGCGGCCTGGTTATCCAAAACAGGGGAAAATAA
- a CDS encoding DMT family transporter: MKQQKKLIPAEFKGIILILSAAMLWGTTGTSQAFAPTGSTPLTIGALRLVVGGIFLFIIAIACDRKFYRNLPMKPVLAAGVFVAAYQIFFFWGVSLTGVAVGTIVGIGSSPVFAGILGLLLLKEKLQPKWFAATLCSIMGCALLAGSSSTLTISIPGIFLSAGAGLSYAIFTIFIKILLPGRRAGAVTAVVFCTGAVLILPLLYGADLRWTLQPAGFLVILHLGIIATGISYILFSRGLAMTQASTAVTLSLAEPVTAGMLGVFVLGEQLSFIAWCGVFCILLGLTILTLRKPNKKRGASR; this comes from the coding sequence ATGAAACAACAAAAAAAACTGATTCCTGCTGAATTTAAGGGGATTATACTCATTCTTAGTGCTGCGATGCTCTGGGGAACAACAGGAACATCCCAGGCATTCGCGCCCACGGGGAGCACTCCTCTGACCATTGGCGCTCTCAGGTTAGTCGTTGGTGGAATCTTCCTGTTCATTATTGCAATTGCTTGTGATAGAAAGTTCTATCGGAACTTACCGATGAAACCAGTGCTTGCAGCAGGTGTATTTGTAGCGGCTTACCAGATTTTTTTCTTTTGGGGCGTTTCTCTAACCGGCGTTGCCGTCGGTACCATCGTGGGCATTGGTTCCTCGCCTGTTTTTGCTGGTATTCTTGGGCTGCTGTTGCTGAAAGAAAAACTGCAGCCAAAATGGTTTGCAGCAACCCTATGTTCCATCATGGGCTGTGCGCTTCTGGCCGGCAGTTCATCAACCCTTACCATTAGCATTCCAGGAATCTTTTTGTCTGCCGGGGCGGGCCTGTCCTATGCAATCTTTACAATATTCATTAAAATTCTGCTGCCGGGCAGAAGAGCAGGGGCTGTTACTGCCGTGGTGTTTTGTACCGGCGCTGTTCTTATTCTTCCCCTTTTATATGGCGCAGACCTGCGATGGACGCTGCAGCCGGCAGGTTTTTTGGTGATTCTGCATCTGGGTATTATTGCTACGGGAATTTCATATATTCTATTCAGCAGGGGCCTTGCGATGACCCAGGCATCAACAGCAGTAACTCTGTCACTGGCTGAACCGGTAACCGCAGGTATGCTTGGCGTGTTTGTTCTTGGGGAACAGCTCTCCTTCATTGCCTGGTGTGGGGTATTTTGTATCCTTTTGGGCCTGACCATTCTTACGCTTCGTAAGCCTAATAAAAAACGAGGGGCTTCACGTTAA
- a CDS encoding ABC transporter ATP-binding protein, which yields MLELKDIHVSYGSIAAIKGISLEVYRGEVVTLLGANGAGKTTTMRTISRLLKAKSGSILFKGRDITNVPAHKIVAMGISHSPEGRRVFGTLTVEENLGLGSYTRKQIDPQRLAWVYELFPRLKERSRQLAGTMSGGEQQMLAIGRALMSKPELLLLDEPSLGIAPILVKEIFRQIRHIADSGVTVLIVEQNARAALKLADRGYVLEVGKIVFSGTSGELLGSAKIQEAYLGKKKQSAESTRS from the coding sequence TTGCTTGAACTCAAAGATATTCATGTCTCCTACGGCAGTATTGCGGCCATCAAAGGAATTTCCCTTGAGGTATACAGAGGCGAAGTGGTGACGCTTTTAGGCGCCAACGGTGCCGGTAAAACCACAACAATGCGCACCATCAGCCGCCTGTTAAAGGCAAAAAGCGGCTCCATCCTTTTTAAGGGACGTGATATCACCAATGTGCCTGCCCATAAAATTGTTGCCATGGGTATCAGCCATTCTCCTGAAGGGCGGCGGGTCTTTGGAACCCTGACAGTTGAAGAGAATTTAGGGCTTGGCAGCTATACCAGGAAGCAGATTGACCCCCAAAGACTTGCCTGGGTGTACGAGCTATTCCCCCGCCTCAAGGAACGATCTCGTCAGCTTGCAGGCACGATGTCCGGAGGTGAACAGCAGATGCTTGCCATCGGCAGAGCACTGATGAGCAAACCGGAATTGCTGCTTTTGGACGAACCAAGTTTGGGCATTGCTCCCATTCTGGTCAAGGAGATCTTTCGTCAGATCAGGCACATTGCAGACAGTGGCGTCACGGTCCTTATCGTTGAACAGAATGCCCGGGCAGCACTCAAGCTTGCCGACCGGGGTTATGTACTTGAAGTGGGTAAAATCGTTTTTTCCGGAACATCCGGTGAACTGCTCGGTTCTGCCAAAATCCAGGAAGCGTACCTTGGGAAAAAAAAACAATCCGCTGAAAGTACCAGATCCTGA
- a CDS encoding ABC transporter ATP-binding protein: MAINDLVLENVTKRFGGLTAVDRLDMEVCQGQIYGLIGPNGAGKTTVFNCITGIHPCEEGRILWKGDDITKLPPHRIAAKGILRTFQTIRLFPQMSVAENIMSGRHVKSSQGWWHGIMHTPKSRRDERKNWLKVEEQLEFFQLHEFAVQPVQSLPYGLQRRVEIARAMAAEPSLLILDEPAAGLNDKETMALLELVFRIRDMGVTILLIEHDMDLVMQLTEKLTVINFGKKIAEGTPAQIQQNKDVIEAYLGSDDDD; this comes from the coding sequence ATGGCAATAAATGATCTTGTACTTGAAAACGTGACCAAAAGATTCGGCGGTTTAACCGCGGTTGACCGGCTTGACATGGAAGTTTGCCAAGGGCAAATCTACGGCTTGATCGGACCAAACGGCGCAGGTAAAACCACCGTTTTCAACTGCATCACCGGTATCCATCCCTGTGAGGAAGGCCGCATCCTGTGGAAAGGTGACGACATCACAAAACTTCCTCCTCACCGGATTGCAGCAAAAGGCATTCTACGTACCTTTCAAACCATCCGGCTTTTTCCCCAGATGAGCGTTGCCGAAAACATCATGAGCGGACGCCATGTGAAAAGTTCCCAAGGGTGGTGGCACGGTATTATGCATACACCGAAATCTCGACGAGACGAACGGAAAAATTGGCTCAAAGTTGAAGAACAACTTGAGTTTTTTCAGTTACACGAGTTTGCGGTCCAACCGGTACAGTCCCTTCCCTACGGGCTGCAGCGCAGGGTTGAAATTGCCCGGGCCATGGCTGCTGAACCATCGCTTCTTATTCTTGATGAACCTGCTGCCGGTCTCAATGATAAAGAAACCATGGCGCTTTTGGAACTGGTGTTTCGCATCAGGGACATGGGCGTTACCATTCTGCTTATTGAACACGATATGGATCTTGTGATGCAATTGACCGAAAAGCTTACCGTGATCAACTTCGGCAAAAAAATAGCCGAGGGGACCCCGGCGCAGATTCAGCAAAACAAGGATGTTATTGAAGCATATCTGGGAAGTGACGATGATGACTGA
- a CDS encoding branched-chain amino acid ABC transporter permease, with protein MKHSDYYGYALFFLALVILPSFLDSRWQAVATTFIIFTIVALSQDVVLGKSGMFHMGQALFFGLGAYTSAICNTKFGIPLLATVPLAIIIPALFGIILAGPIIHLRGDYLLVVTIGFNIVFVQALQNNLLGLTGGPNGIFGIDMLHIPGVDSGSQAAVYYICLAALVMVLIMLKNLETSKAGRALHYFREDPLAAESIGINTRVYKIFAFALGAGIAGLAGTLYANQYSAVSPEAFDFVQSVLFFSIVIVGGSSVPGIVLGVFVMFVLPEIFRDFATWRYFIFGFAMIFTMILRPSGIWPATYGKVPAYILKEKQHGNK; from the coding sequence ATGAAACATTCTGATTATTACGGATATGCCTTGTTTTTTCTGGCCCTTGTCATTCTTCCTTCTTTTCTTGATTCAAGGTGGCAGGCCGTTGCCACAACCTTTATCATTTTTACCATCGTTGCACTCAGCCAGGATGTGGTCTTAGGAAAAAGCGGAATGTTCCATATGGGACAGGCACTTTTTTTCGGCCTTGGTGCCTATACCTCGGCCATCTGTAACACTAAATTCGGTATACCCCTTCTGGCAACCGTGCCTTTGGCAATCATTATACCTGCTCTTTTCGGCATTATTCTTGCCGGCCCCATTATTCATCTGCGGGGCGATTATCTTCTGGTGGTCACCATTGGTTTCAACATCGTTTTTGTCCAGGCATTGCAGAATAATCTGCTCGGGCTGACCGGCGGCCCCAACGGAATTTTCGGCATTGATATGTTACATATTCCAGGCGTTGATTCCGGGAGCCAGGCGGCTGTTTACTATATTTGTCTTGCCGCACTGGTCATGGTGCTTATCATGCTGAAAAATCTGGAGACAAGCAAGGCAGGCCGGGCGCTGCACTATTTCAGAGAAGATCCGCTTGCAGCCGAGAGCATTGGTATCAATACACGGGTTTATAAAATTTTTGCCTTTGCCCTTGGCGCCGGGATAGCCGGCCTTGCAGGCACGTTATATGCCAATCAGTATTCTGCAGTGAGCCCCGAGGCCTTTGACTTTGTTCAATCTGTGCTTTTTTTCAGTATTGTGATCGTTGGCGGGTCTTCCGTGCCGGGTATTGTTTTAGGTGTCTTTGTCATGTTTGTACTGCCTGAAATTTTTCGTGATTTTGCCACATGGCGTTATTTCATTTTCGGTTTTGCCATGATTTTCACTATGATTTTGAGGCCTTCCGGTATCTGGCCTGCAACCTACGGCAAAGTGCCCGCCTATATCCTTAAAGAGAAGCAACATGGCAATAAATGA
- a CDS encoding branched-chain amino acid ABC transporter permease, with protein MDIFFQQLVNGLTIGAMFALIALGYTMVYGVMKLINFAHGDMVAGAAFVGLTIYTHVMGEAASLLAVIAIFLLTAAVVAFFGILLERAAYRPLRSAPRLSAVVSALGASLIIQNGIMLVWGPQMRIFPELIPQVSWEFGGVIISLIQFLIMGLSLLLMIALYLFIEKTRMGAAIRAASIDQDAARLMGINVDRIIAVIFIIGASLGAVGGLFIGLYYRGITFNMGWQYGLYAFVAAIMGGIGNIPGAMLGGVLLGLFNAFIAGYVSSTWADAFTFILLIVILIVRPTGILGERVAEKV; from the coding sequence ATGGATATTTTTTTTCAACAGCTTGTCAATGGACTCACCATCGGTGCGATGTTTGCCTTGATTGCCCTGGGCTATACCATGGTCTACGGGGTGATGAAGCTTATTAATTTTGCCCACGGAGATATGGTTGCAGGTGCTGCCTTTGTCGGCTTGACCATCTACACCCATGTCATGGGTGAGGCGGCTTCCTTGCTTGCAGTCATCGCTATTTTCCTTTTGACTGCTGCTGTGGTGGCTTTTTTTGGAATTCTGCTGGAAAGGGCGGCTTACCGGCCCTTGCGAAGTGCGCCTCGTCTTTCCGCCGTGGTGAGTGCGCTTGGGGCAAGTCTGATCATTCAAAACGGTATTATGCTGGTATGGGGCCCCCAGATGCGAATTTTCCCGGAACTTATTCCTCAAGTTTCCTGGGAATTCGGAGGGGTTATCATTAGCCTTATCCAGTTTCTCATCATGGGCTTATCACTTCTACTCATGATCGCCCTGTACCTGTTTATCGAAAAAACACGCATGGGTGCCGCCATCAGAGCGGCATCCATTGACCAGGATGCCGCACGCCTCATGGGAATCAATGTTGACCGGATCATTGCCGTGATCTTTATAATCGGTGCATCACTTGGCGCCGTAGGCGGGCTTTTTATTGGTCTGTACTATCGCGGCATTACCTTTAATATGGGGTGGCAGTACGGGCTCTATGCATTTGTCGCCGCCATTATGGGAGGAATCGGCAACATTCCCGGCGCTATGCTCGGCGGTGTTCTTTTAGGCCTTTTTAATGCCTTTATCGCCGGCTATGTCTCAAGTACCTGGGCCGATGCGTTTACCTTTATCCTCTTGATTGTTATTCTTATTGTCCGCCCGACAGGCATTCTTGGCGAGCGGGTAGCGGAGAAGGTATGA